Below is a genomic region from Mucilaginibacter auburnensis.
ACAGCTCAATTAACTACATCATCATTTCGTATTCCCACTTTAGTGCGCTTAACTGCATCTTTTAATTCGCCGAAATTGTAATTTAAACTTAGCTTGTAAACACGCAGAAAAGTTTGATTATTAGCCACCTCATAAAAGTCCATTCCGGTTACCCTTGTCTCAACATTTCTGAATTTTTTAAATGGATTATTAACTGTGGCTGTTATACTCCATTTTCCTTTTATTAATTCATGCGTACTGCTAAAGGACGTATTGATCTGAGGAGCAATGAGCGATTGAAATGACTGCGGCGCGAAATTTTTGCCAATAACGTTCATATAGGCCCCTATCCGCCACGAGGCTGTTGGGTGATAACTACCGCTTACTGTAAAGTTATGGTACCACCCTTTAGTTTCAATCTGCGCAGCCGCAGCCTGAATATTTACATACGTTAAATTGCCGTTAAAGCTCAGGCTTAACTTTTTGGTTGCAGCCAGGTTAGCGCTAAGGTCTATACTCAATGCATCTCCCCTGCCTATGTTTTCATAAGTACTACTGGTTACGCCGGTTGCAGCGTTATAAGTTATCAGTCTGAAATCTAAATCATTGAAATAGGAATAGGTTGTACCGAGCGTTACTGAAAGTATTCTACCGCTTAAATTGTAGCCTGCCATTATGTTGTTAATGATTGCCGGGCGCAGATCAGCATTTCCCTGCATCTCATAATTTGGGTTACTGCGGTCTACATAAGGGTTAATGCGGTTAACGCCCGGGCGCCTTAGCCTTTGCGAAAAGCCAAAATTTAAGCTGTTTGCATCATTTACCTGATAACTTGCCGAAACAGAGGGAACAACATTTAAATAATTTTGAGCAACGTCGCCGCCTACAACGGTTTTCTCCGCGCGCAAGCCCGCCTTAACGCCCCACTTCTTTCCCGCGTAGGTTAAAGAGCTAAATGCAGAAAAAACATCCTGCGACATATTAAAACTATTACTCAAGGCGTTTGCGCCTGTATAACTAAAATTGCTGGAGTTACCTCGCAAAATTGCCTTTACACCGTGTTCAAAACCTAAGGCTTTGGTGCCCGAGGCATAATCTAATTGCAAAGTATGCTCATTGGTGCCGGCTTTATTGTACTGATAAAAATCAGGCAGCGTATAATTTGTCCTGTTGGTTAAGGTCACCACATTATCATTTACGTTAACATAATCTGTATACCTGTAAGAAAAAGTAAGCAATTTTATTTTCTTCGATTGAAATGCCACCTGATAATTCAATGATGCATCCAAACCGTGACCATCTCCTTTATAATTATTTTGGAGATGGTAACCCTGCAATACGCCACCGCTACCATTTAACAATGATTGCTGTATTGTTGCATTGTTATTACCTGTTCCGCTGATATTGAATTGAGCCGACAAAAGCTGAAACTTATTGATCTCGTAACTCAACTCTGTCCCAAAGTATCCGCTTCTCCCGTCAAATTTGCGTTGGCTTGTTTGCGTCAAATCAGTAGCATCGCTTCCGAAAGAGGTCCGTATTAAAGAACTTTCCGTTTCGGGCGTTTTGTTAATGGAGCCGCCCGCGGTAGCAGCAACCAACAATTTTCCTGCTTTAAAATTGAATGAGCTACCAACACCAGGTCCGCCTGTTGGCGTACTGCCATTCAAATTCACAGTACCGTTGTAGCCATCAGCTGTTTTTTTACTGGTAACTATATTAATTATTCCTGCAAAACCTTCTGCATCATATTTAGCCGGAGGATTTGTAATAACTTCAATTTTCTCGATGGTAGCTGCAGGCATACTGCGCAGCACATCTTTGGGGTTTTGCTCTATCATTCCAGATGGCTTGCCGTTTAAAAAAATCTTAAACCCGGTATTATTCTTTAACAGAATATTTTGGTCGGCATCCAACGATACGAACGGCACTTTACGCATCATGTCCAAAACACTGCTGCCTTTGCTATCCGGATCGGCTTTAACATCATATACCAGCCTATCAGCTTCCTGTCGCACCAGGTGCTTAGCTGCAGAAATCTCAACTGTATTAAGCGTTTTCCCTTCGGGTGCCAATTGCAAACCTACTTCTATACGGCCCGATTTAGCATCTATTGTTTCAATAACAATGGTTTTGCTTTGATAGCCCTGCATTTGAGAGCCTAAGCGATAATCGCCTTGCAAATCGTTGATACTAAACCTGCCATTTTCGTCGCTTAAGACTATTTTGACCGACTTATCTGTTAACGACTTAACGGCCACCGTAGCGGCTTTTATGGGCTGTCTACTAATAGAGTCTGTAACTATACCGCTGATTGTAAAAGTGGTCTGCGCTTTTGACTTGTTATGTGCGAGCAAGATGATTGCGCACATGGTTAGTATTTTAAACATCTTCATATTGTTTTGGTTTAGTTGGGCCGGAAAAACAGGGCATACCCCTCCCTGTAGCCTGTTGAGCCATTAAAATTTTTGCTGATCGAAATGGTTGTATGGTTAAAAGTTATTCGTCCCTCTTATTACGGGCCACGAAATAATAGGCAAGAAAACCTATAGCGATGAAGATCAGTTCTATGCCGTAAGGCAAAGGAGATTCATATTGATTGGCTGAAGGAATAAAGTAAATGAGCACCAGCCCAATTCCGCCCGACAATAAAATAATCCCCCATCTAAGCGATGCCACTTTTTGGCTATAAGAGTTACTAAGTACTTTAAGTACTTCAGGATCTGTTTGCCCGGAATTGATCAGTCGCATTTTTAAAATAAAATTTAATATAGCTATTAATATAATGGCGGTAGCCGCAAATAAGGTTATAGAGACTGATATGCCTTCCAAATGCTGCCAAATTATTTCTGAGTGTTCCATGTTGGTTTGGTTTAAATGATTATTGCCCAGTAGACACGCCAGCCATCTAAAAGGTTGCATAAGCGTTTATTATTTTAGTTTTCCATTTAATTAGGCACTTGTGCAACAATACGGAAGTTTGCCGTGTCTAATGGCCATGCTAAACCAACAGTCGCTTATTGCTAAAATATTGCAAGGTGATAACAAAGCCTTTGAGCAACTGATAAAACAGTATGAAAGGCTTGTGCTGCATGTAACCGGGCGACTAATTAAACAGGAAGACGAGGTAACGGACGTTTGCCAGGAGGTTTTTATAAAGGTCTATTACGGGTTAGCTAAGTTCAATAACCGGTCAAAGCTAAGCACCTGGATAGCGAGAATTGCTTACCTTACTTCAATCAATCATTTACGAAAATATAAATATGAGCATGAAAACAGGATATGGAACAACAACGATGACTTAGGTAATTACCATTTTAGTTTGGACACACCCGAAACGTTATTGATCAAAAAAGATGCTAATGCTTATGTTCAGCATCTGATAACCCAACTACCGGTGGCATACCGGACGGTGTTAACGCTTTATCATTTAGAGGAATTTAGTTACAGCGAAATAGAAGAAATTACCGGTATGCGCGAAGGCACAGTGAAAAACTACTTATTCAGGGCCCGAAAACTGTTGAAAGAAAAATTAACCGCCTATTTGCAAAACGAAGAAGGAAATGAAAAACTTTGAGGAAGAAGATATTGACGCACTACTAACAGGCGCATTAAAGAAAGAGCCGGATCTGGATCTGCCGCACGGATTTGCGGTAATAACCGCCAGAAAAGTGAATAGACGCGGCAAATCAGAGTTTAAAACTTATTTGCTGGCCTGGTTGAGTGTTATTGTTATTGCATCTATTGCAGTATGCATGCTCACATTATCAAAAAGCGAAGCAGCCGTTCAACTACTGGCTTTTTTGTCACGTTTTAAGTATATAATTGGTTCTGTGATATTTGTAGTACTTGGCATTGAGTTTCTCGATCAAAAAGTTACTAGATCATATTTATAGCTTTTATAGTACCACAAATAGTTCCGATTATTTGTAACTTGTATCTATGGGAGACAAGGAAAAACTCGACCGCATTATTGAAGCCCGCATGAAGCTGAAAGCTCGCTTTGAGCAGCAAATGGCCGGCACCCCATCCATGGCTGACGATGCGCCGCAGGGAAGCGGCGAGCCTAATCGCCATAGTATGCCTACTTTGCCTATTGGTCAGACGGTTACCTATAAATGGCCGGTGCTTGATCTGGGTTATCATCCCGATATTTCGCAAGACCGCTGGCGCTTAGTTATTGATGGCGCTGTAGAAAACCCTGTACGTTTAACATGGAAAGAGTTTATGGCGCTGCCGCAAACTAAGGATACTTCAGATTTCCATTGTGTTACCACCTGGTCAAAACTCAACATGCCATGGAAAGGTGTTAGTTTGCTTGATCTGGCCGCTTTGGTGCATCCTAAAGAGGAAGCGACGCATATGATGTGCTATGGTTATGATACCTATACTACTAATCTTTCTTTAGAGGAAGCTTTAAAGCCGGATGTACTATTGGTACATACATTTGAGGGGCAGCCATTGCCCAAAGAACATGGCGGCCCCTGCCGTATGATCACCCCGCAGCTTTACGCCTGGAAGGGTGCTAAATGGATTAAACGTATAGAGTTTATTACGCAAAACAAGTTAGGCTTTTGGGAAGAGCGCGGATACTCTAACACTGCCTACCCATGGCGTAATGATCGCTATAGCGATTAGTCAGCCAACACCTTTTCTGTTAAGAATATCAGCTGACCGCGGTGATAGTTAACATGGCTCGCCCTGCTCAATAACACGTTCAGTTTGTTGCGGTGTGGTTCGTTAGCAAAGTCGGCTTCTGTTACATTCATGTGGCGGCCTAACCACCAAGCACTGTCTTTTGTAGCAAACTCGGCTGTTAGTTTGCTATTGATGGCCTCCCACTTAGCTTTTAACTCGTTGATATCTACCTGGTAATTGATATCAGTTTCGCTTTCGCGTATGAAACGGGCCAGTTCAGGGAACTTTATTTCACCTAAACCCAATATCGGTAACAGAGCATCAGACACCGCTACCAGATGCGCGAACAGGTACAACCCGCTGCTGCGCTTTGGCGCAACTTTGCCGGCATACACATGGTCTGGAAATTTATTGAAAAGTTGGGTTAGCTGCTGGTTATTGCTTTCCCAAAACTGAATGATTTGTTGTATAGGTAATGATATTGCTTGAGTTTCCATGGTGCAATAATAGGCAACTTAAAATTAATTCGAAAAGTATCGATACATTTTTGATCTAAACATGACTATTCAATTTCAGCATGTGCCCTATGTCAGTTCCTATGCGAACGAGGTTAAAGTACGTGTTACTGATAGCTGTTTCCATATCGGCAGGCTCGTTACCAATAGCTAATAAAATATCAAAATATTTCCGCAGTTCCTCGTCATCTTCTAATGGAACTTTGCCCGCTACAGCAATTACAGGCAAGCCTCGTTGCTTTGCTAAAGCGGCTACGCCAAATGGCCCTTTACCTTGCAGGGTCTGACTATCAATGCTCCCCTCTCCTGTTATCACAACACTTGCATTTTGTAGCGATTTATCAAACTCCGTCAGTTGTAAAAAGTACGATATTCCGTTCACCAACCGAGCATTCAAATAAGCATGTACGCCGGATGTTGCGCCGCCTGCCGCACCACCGTAATTAAGCGTATTAATATTGATGTTACAAGTTTTTAGGGTGATAGCGGCGAAGTTGGTAAGAAAGCTATCCAGTTGTTGTACCATCTCCTCCGTTGCTCCCTTTTGCGGACCATATATAGCCGCTGCTCCATCTTTTCCCAAAAGCTGGCTATCCACATCACAAAGCACAACTATTTCACAAACTGCTATGCGCGGATCTAAGCCTCGCAGGTCTATATTCGCCAGTCGTTTTAAATTTTCAGGGGTGGGCTTTAGCAAAATGTTGCCTTCTTCGTCTAAAAAGGTCACACCTAAAGCATTTAAAATACCACATCCTCCATCAACACTTGCCGAGCCACCCATAGCCAGGATAATTTTGTTAACGCCGCGGTCTAAAGCCAGTTTCATCATTTGCCCGGTACCTAATGACGAAGTTTGCATAGGATTAAGTTCGTCCGGTGCCAGCAAACGTAAACCCGAAGCATCAGCCATTTCAATAACGGCGGTTTTCCCCCGGTCTATCAAACCAATAGTAGCTTCAATGGGCCTGCCTAATGGGTCATTCACCACGCAGTTGACCAATTCTCCGTGGCATTTTTTCATAATTAGGCTGCCGGTACCGTCGCCGCCATCGGCAATAGGGAAACATTCTATGTTACAGTGTAAACCGCTTTGATGCAATCCTTTTTGCAATGCTTCGGCTACCTCAGTCGCGGTTACGCTGTTTTTGAATGCGTTGGGCGCTATCAATACATGTATTGCCATAACGATACAACTCTAAAATGCCTTGTGAGTTTATTAGATGTTTATTAGAACCTTGCTATCGTCTACCACCTCTATTCAACTTCACCAATTTGCGGGTTTTACTATAAAACGCAACTTAAAATATTAAAAATTGAATAAAAGGCTTAAAAATATGCCTTATACGTATGTAGCCATGCCTTTTGTTAGCCCTATCTTAGCTGCATACTACTATGAAAAACGCCAAGCAACAATACCGGTTATGGGAAGCAGTATTCATTGTTATAATGATACTATTAGCTGTTTACCTGGTGTTTTTCAGAACGTTTCCGGTTAGGGTGATATAATGCTGTAGTCGGAGACTACAAGCATTATAGTCCGAAGTCAGAGACTTCGGACAGCGGAGGGTTCAATTTTAAATTTACGCTAAGGTATAGCTTAAGCAGATGCCACTATTTTACTAACGCTGCGATAAACGTAGTTGCTAAAAATGTGCCTGCGCGCAAACCTGCCCGGCGAATCAGAATTGATCAGCTTTACATAAATTTCTTTAGGCACATCAAAATACTCGTACTCGTTGCCATCAAAAAACGATACGTTTAGCACCTGCGAACGGTACGAAAAATCAACCATGGCAGAGGTTGTGGTAGTCAAATTATATTCGGTAAGCGTTTGGGCGCGTGTTTCGGGCGCAATGCTTACCAAAAAGTGGTAGGCTTCAATAATCTGTTTGCTTTTTTCTTCAGCCTCCAGTTTGGCATCTGCACTTTCCTGAAATTTATCCGGATGCCACGTTTTCATCAACGACCGGTAAGATGTTTTTAGTTCCTGCAGGTCGGCTGCAACGGTTACACCCAATAACTTACGGTGCTCAATAATTTTTTTCATACTTTTTATTAATGCATTATTGCGCCTCGGCTCAATAATTTTGCAAAGGTACGGTATGTTTTTGTTAAAGCGGTGAGCTTATTAAAGTATATTATGTGCGGTTTAGCAGGCCTCACACTACTTAAAAAATATAACCCTGATATATTCTACTTGTAACGTAATTAAATTGCGTTACTTTCCCGGAGCTTTGGCTGTAAATATAACTTGTTGAAGAAGACTTCCCTGTAGCTACAAAAATTATCTTATCATTATCAGGAGCTAATGCCATTTTATAATTATAAATTTCCGCCCACCCGGTGGTAATTGC
It encodes:
- a CDS encoding glycerate kinase; this translates as MAIHVLIAPNAFKNSVTATEVAEALQKGLHQSGLHCNIECFPIADGGDGTGSLIMKKCHGELVNCVVNDPLGRPIEATIGLIDRGKTAVIEMADASGLRLLAPDELNPMQTSSLGTGQMMKLALDRGVNKIILAMGGSASVDGGCGILNALGVTFLDEEGNILLKPTPENLKRLANIDLRGLDPRIAVCEIVVLCDVDSQLLGKDGAAAIYGPQKGATEEMVQQLDSFLTNFAAITLKTCNININTLNYGGAAGGATSGVHAYLNARLVNGISYFLQLTEFDKSLQNASVVITGEGSIDSQTLQGKGPFGVAALAKQRGLPVIAVAGKVPLEDDEELRKYFDILLAIGNEPADMETAISNTYFNLVRIGTDIGHMLKLNSHV
- a CDS encoding outer membrane beta-barrel family protein, with amino-acid sequence MKMFKILTMCAIILLAHNKSKAQTTFTISGIVTDSISRQPIKAATVAVKSLTDKSVKIVLSDENGRFSINDLQGDYRLGSQMQGYQSKTIVIETIDAKSGRIEVGLQLAPEGKTLNTVEISAAKHLVRQEADRLVYDVKADPDSKGSSVLDMMRKVPFVSLDADQNILLKNNTGFKIFLNGKPSGMIEQNPKDVLRSMPAATIEKIEVITNPPAKYDAEGFAGIINIVTSKKTADGYNGTVNLNGSTPTGGPGVGSSFNFKAGKLLVAATAGGSINKTPETESSLIRTSFGSDATDLTQTSQRKFDGRSGYFGTELSYEINKFQLLSAQFNISGTGNNNATIQQSLLNGSGGVLQGYHLQNNYKGDGHGLDASLNYQVAFQSKKIKLLTFSYRYTDYVNVNDNVVTLTNRTNYTLPDFYQYNKAGTNEHTLQLDYASGTKALGFEHGVKAILRGNSSNFSYTGANALSNSFNMSQDVFSAFSSLTYAGKKWGVKAGLRAEKTVVGGDVAQNYLNVVPSVSASYQVNDANSLNFGFSQRLRRPGVNRINPYVDRSNPNYEMQGNADLRPAIINNIMAGYNLSGRILSVTLGTTYSYFNDLDFRLITYNAATGVTSSTYENIGRGDALSIDLSANLAATKKLSLSFNGNLTYVNIQAAAAQIETKGWYHNFTVSGSYHPTASWRIGAYMNVIGKNFAPQSFQSLIAPQINTSFSSTHELIKGKWSITATVNNPFKKFRNVETRVTGMDFYEVANNQTFLRVYKLSLNYNFGELKDAVKRTKVGIRNDDVVN
- a CDS encoding DinB family protein; the protein is METQAISLPIQQIIQFWESNNQQLTQLFNKFPDHVYAGKVAPKRSSGLYLFAHLVAVSDALLPILGLGEIKFPELARFIRESETDINYQVDINELKAKWEAINSKLTAEFATKDSAWWLGRHMNVTEADFANEPHRNKLNVLLSRASHVNYHRGQLIFLTEKVLAD
- a CDS encoding sulfite oxidase-like oxidoreductase; this encodes MGDKEKLDRIIEARMKLKARFEQQMAGTPSMADDAPQGSGEPNRHSMPTLPIGQTVTYKWPVLDLGYHPDISQDRWRLVIDGAVENPVRLTWKEFMALPQTKDTSDFHCVTTWSKLNMPWKGVSLLDLAALVHPKEEATHMMCYGYDTYTTNLSLEEALKPDVLLVHTFEGQPLPKEHGGPCRMITPQLYAWKGAKWIKRIEFITQNKLGFWEERGYSNTAYPWRNDRYSD
- a CDS encoding RNA polymerase sigma factor gives rise to the protein MLNQQSLIAKILQGDNKAFEQLIKQYERLVLHVTGRLIKQEDEVTDVCQEVFIKVYYGLAKFNNRSKLSTWIARIAYLTSINHLRKYKYEHENRIWNNNDDLGNYHFSLDTPETLLIKKDANAYVQHLITQLPVAYRTVLTLYHLEEFSYSEIEEITGMREGTVKNYLFRARKLLKEKLTAYLQNEEGNEKL
- a CDS encoding KTSC domain-containing protein, producing MKKIIEHRKLLGVTVAADLQELKTSYRSLMKTWHPDKFQESADAKLEAEEKSKQIIEAYHFLVSIAPETRAQTLTEYNLTTTTSAMVDFSYRSQVLNVSFFDGNEYEYFDVPKEIYVKLINSDSPGRFARRHIFSNYVYRSVSKIVASA
- a CDS encoding DUF6249 domain-containing protein, with translation MEHSEIIWQHLEGISVSITLFAATAIILIAILNFILKMRLINSGQTDPEVLKVLSNSYSQKVASLRWGIILLSGGIGLVLIYFIPSANQYESPLPYGIELIFIAIGFLAYYFVARNKRDE